Proteins encoded by one window of Anaerosalibacter sp. Marseille-P3206:
- the rseP gene encoding RIP metalloprotease RseP — protein MCFLTTALAAIFVFMLVIVFHEFGHFMVAKLVGIKVHEFSIGMGPKLLHKKGKETEYFLRAIPIGGYVRMEGEDESSEDPRSFGKKPVGARILVVAAGAIMNFILAIIVFTIVSYGMGVPTTTIQEIIKDSPASYAGLQSGDEIKRINDEEVKSWNSIVENINKSDSDKNLTIVVKRNSEEISFNMKPKYDRETKRYLIGIVPSYKKSFLLALKGGVQTTGTVLGLMFKFLGMLFKGQVSRGDLSGPVGVIYTVGEAAKYGFLNLLYIAGFISVNLGFFNLLPIPALDGSRIFFMLIELIRGKPVNPEKEGFVHFVGFVLLMILMIVVTYSDIVKFKLFRR, from the coding sequence GTGTGTTTTTTGACTACAGCATTAGCAGCAATTTTTGTTTTTATGTTAGTAATTGTTTTTCACGAATTTGGACATTTTATGGTAGCTAAGTTAGTAGGTATTAAAGTGCATGAATTTTCAATAGGTATGGGTCCTAAGTTATTACACAAAAAAGGCAAGGAAACAGAATATTTCTTAAGGGCAATTCCTATAGGTGGATATGTTAGGATGGAAGGTGAAGATGAGAGTTCTGAAGATCCACGTAGTTTTGGTAAAAAACCAGTTGGCGCAAGAATATTAGTAGTTGCTGCAGGAGCAATAATGAACTTTATTTTAGCTATAATTGTGTTTACTATCGTATCCTATGGAATGGGAGTTCCTACAACTACTATTCAAGAAATTATCAAAGATTCACCAGCTTCTTATGCAGGTTTACAATCTGGAGACGAGATCAAAAGGATAAATGATGAAGAAGTAAAGTCATGGAATTCTATAGTTGAAAACATTAACAAAAGTGATTCGGATAAAAACTTAACTATAGTTGTAAAAAGAAACTCTGAGGAAATAAGCTTTAATATGAAACCTAAATACGATAGAGAAACAAAAAGATATCTTATAGGAATAGTACCTTCATATAAGAAGAGCTTTTTATTAGCATTAAAAGGTGGAGTTCAAACTACTGGTACAGTGCTAGGGTTAATGTTTAAATTTTTAGGAATGTTATTTAAAGGGCAAGTTAGTAGGGGAGATTTATCAGGACCTGTTGGTGTTATTTATACTGTAGGAGAAGCAGCTAAATATGGATTTTTAAACTTGCTATATATTGCTGGTTTTATTAGTGTAAACCTTGGATTTTTCAACTTATTACCTATACCTGCACTTGATGGTAGTAGAATATTTTTTATGTTGATAGAATTGATAAGAGGTAAACCTGTAAATCCTGAAAAAGAAGGATTTGTACATTTTGTAGGATTTGTGTTATTAATGATTTTGATGATTGTTGTTACTTATTCAGATATAGTTAAATTTAAATTATTTAGAAGGTGA
- the pyrH gene encoding UMP kinase: MGKPKYNRVILKLSGEALSGNKGTGIDEETIVGISQQIKKLHEVGVEVAIVVGGGNFWRGRSAKEMDRSTSDYMGMLGTVINALALQNALERIGVVTRVQTAIEMRQVAEPYIKRKAIRHLEKGRVVIFGAGSGNPYFSTDTAAALRAAEIEADVILLAKKGVDGVYDSDPNENINAKKFEHLRYIDILNMGLGIMDSTATSLCMDNKIPLVVFGIDEPDNILKVALGEKIGTEVKEE, encoded by the coding sequence ATGGGTAAACCTAAATATAATAGAGTAATATTAAAACTTAGTGGAGAAGCATTGTCAGGTAATAAGGGAACAGGAATTGATGAAGAAACTATTGTAGGGATTTCTCAACAAATTAAAAAGCTTCATGAAGTTGGTGTGGAAGTTGCCATAGTAGTAGGAGGAGGCAATTTCTGGAGAGGCAGAAGTGCCAAAGAAATGGATCGATCTACATCTGATTATATGGGAATGTTAGGTACTGTTATCAATGCGCTTGCATTACAAAACGCATTAGAAAGAATAGGTGTGGTAACAAGAGTTCAAACTGCTATTGAAATGAGGCAAGTTGCAGAGCCGTACATAAAAAGAAAAGCAATAAGACATTTAGAGAAGGGCAGAGTAGTCATTTTTGGTGCGGGTTCAGGCAATCCTTATTTTTCTACAGATACAGCTGCAGCATTAAGGGCTGCTGAAATTGAAGCAGACGTTATATTACTTGCCAAAAAAGGTGTAGATGGAGTTTATGACTCTGACCCTAATGAAAATATTAATGCAAAGAAATTTGAACATTTAAGATATATTGACATATTAAATATGGGGCTTGGAATAATGGATTCAACAGCAACATCTCTTTGCATGGATAATAAAATACCATTGGTTGTCTTTGGCATTGATGAGCCTGACAATATATTAAAAGTAGCTTTAGGTGAAAAAATAGGAACGGAAGTAAAGGAGGAGTGA
- the rpsB gene encoding 30S ribosomal protein S2, producing the protein MSVITMKSLLEAGVHFGHQTRRWNPKMAEYIFTERNGIYIIDLQKTVTKVEEAYEFVKEVAADDGKILFVGTKKQAQEAIESEAKRCGMYYVNQRWLGGMLTNYKTIRKRIDRLNELTKMEEDGIFEVLPKKEVIQLKLEAERLEKFLGGIKDMNGIPDVLFIVDPRKERIAVNEAKILGIPVIAIVDTNCDPDEVDYVIPGNDDAIRAVKLLTETMANAVIEGKQGEQMETVEE; encoded by the coding sequence ATGTCAGTTATAACAATGAAAAGTCTACTAGAAGCAGGTGTTCACTTTGGACATCAAACTAGAAGATGGAATCCTAAAATGGCAGAATATATATTTACAGAGAGAAATGGAATATATATAATTGATTTACAAAAAACAGTAACAAAAGTTGAAGAAGCATATGAGTTTGTAAAAGAAGTAGCTGCAGATGATGGAAAAATATTATTCGTAGGAACTAAAAAACAAGCTCAAGAAGCTATTGAATCTGAAGCAAAAAGATGTGGTATGTATTATGTAAATCAAAGATGGTTAGGTGGAATGTTAACTAACTATAAGACTATTAGGAAAAGAATAGATAGACTTAATGAATTAACTAAAATGGAGGAAGACGGCATATTCGAAGTTCTTCCAAAAAAAGAGGTTATTCAATTAAAGCTTGAAGCAGAAAGATTAGAAAAGTTCCTTGGTGGAATTAAAGACATGAATGGAATTCCAGATGTTTTATTTATAGTAGACCCAAGAAAAGAAAGAATAGCAGTAAATGAAGCAAAGATATTAGGTATACCTGTTATAGCTATTGTTGATACTAACTGTGATCCAGATGAAGTTGATTATGTTATACCAGGTAATGATGATGCAATAAGAGCTGTAAAATTACTTACAGAAACTATGGCAAATGCAGTTATAGAAGGTAAGCAAGGCGAACAAATGGAAACAGTTGAAGAGTAA
- the tsf gene encoding translation elongation factor Ts: protein MAISAAMVKELRERTGAGMMDCKKALQETDGDIEKAIDLLREKGLSKAAKKAGRIAAEGLVDSYIHNGRIGVLIEVNTETDFVAKNEEFKQFVRDMAMQVAASSPKYVSVEDVPEEVVAREKEVLMNQVVNEGKPEHVAEKIVEGRLGKFFEQICLLEQSFIKDPDKKVKDLLNEKISVIGENIKIRRFVRYEVGEGLEKREEDFAEEVAKQING, encoded by the coding sequence ATGGCTATATCAGCTGCAATGGTAAAAGAGTTAAGAGAAAGAACTGGCGCTGGAATGATGGATTGTAAAAAAGCATTACAAGAAACAGATGGTGACATAGAAAAAGCTATAGATTTATTAAGAGAAAAAGGATTATCAAAGGCTGCAAAAAAGGCTGGAAGAATTGCTGCGGAAGGTTTAGTTGACTCATACATACACAATGGTAGAATTGGTGTATTAATTGAAGTAAACACAGAAACTGATTTCGTTGCTAAAAATGAAGAATTCAAACAATTTGTTAGGGACATGGCTATGCAAGTAGCTGCTTCAAGTCCAAAATATGTTTCTGTAGAAGATGTTCCAGAAGAAGTAGTAGCAAGAGAAAAAGAAGTATTAATGAATCAAGTAGTTAATGAAGGAAAACCAGAACATGTTGCTGAGAAAATAGTTGAAGGAAGACTTGGAAAGTTCTTTGAACAAATTTGTTTACTTGAACAATCTTTCATTAAAGATCCAGACAAAAAAGTAAAAGATTTATTAAATGAAAAGATATCAGTGATTGGTGAAAATATAAAAATCAGAAGATTTGTTAGATATGAAGTTGGAGAAGGATTAGAAAAAAGAGAAGAAGATTTTGCTGAAGAAGTAGCTAAGCAAATTAATGGATAG
- a CDS encoding MgtC/SapB family protein has protein sequence MLSNNQIIIRLLVSFGLSTLIGLNRESSKRPAGLRTHVLVGVSSTLVMLISLFMFEHFNNITNLQPDRLGAQVISGIGFLGAGTILREGNTVKGLTTAASLWAVACIGLAIGVGFYLGGILLTFLVLITLVTYSRVGKKIKRKNNKCSINILTINKPGQLGEICKIIGDCDASIIGIDIESREDELVNVDIDISFTEKETKCKILNQLTDIEDILEISQRI, from the coding sequence ATGTTATCTAATAATCAAATAATTATTAGATTGTTAGTATCATTTGGTCTTTCAACTCTAATAGGTTTGAACAGGGAAAGCAGTAAAAGACCTGCAGGATTGAGGACTCATGTATTGGTAGGAGTTAGTTCAACTCTTGTTATGCTTATTTCATTATTTATGTTTGAACACTTTAACAATATAACAAATTTACAACCAGATAGATTAGGTGCACAGGTGATTAGCGGAATAGGATTTTTAGGGGCAGGAACTATATTAAGAGAAGGTAATACTGTTAAAGGTCTAACTACTGCTGCAAGTTTATGGGCTGTAGCATGTATTGGTTTAGCTATTGGAGTTGGATTTTATTTAGGTGGAATATTATTAACTTTTTTAGTTTTGATAACCTTAGTTACTTATTCAAGAGTAGGTAAAAAAATTAAAAGAAAAAATAATAAATGTTCTATAAATATTTTGACTATTAATAAACCAGGTCAGTTAGGTGAAATATGTAAAATTATTGGAGATTGTGATGCTTCAATAATTGGAATTGATATAGAATCGAGAGAAGATGAGTTAGTAAATGTTGATATTGATATATCATTTACTGAAAAAGAAACAAAGTGTAAAATCTTAAATCAACTTACAGATATTGAAGATATATTAGAAATATCTCAGAGAATATAA
- the frr gene encoding ribosome recycling factor: MYLNVHKETDAKMKKTINVYQEELLSIRAGRANPSLLDKITIDYYGVMTPLNQVAGVSAPEPRLLVIQPWDANTIPLIEKAILTSDLGLNPSNDGKIIRLPIPQLTEERRKDLVKVVRKNAESTKIAIRNNRREANDILKKMEKNKELSEDERIMAEEEVQKITDKYIEEVDKLTEKKESELMEV, from the coding sequence ATGTATTTAAATGTTCATAAAGAAACAGATGCAAAAATGAAAAAGACTATTAATGTTTATCAAGAGGAGCTTTTGAGCATACGAGCAGGTAGAGCAAATCCGTCATTATTAGATAAAATCACCATAGATTACTATGGCGTAATGACACCATTAAATCAAGTTGCAGGTGTTTCAGCTCCAGAACCAAGACTACTAGTTATTCAACCTTGGGACGCAAATACTATACCACTAATTGAAAAGGCAATTTTAACATCAGATTTAGGATTAAATCCTTCAAATGATGGAAAAATTATAAGACTCCCTATACCTCAGTTGACTGAAGAGAGAAGAAAAGACTTGGTAAAAGTTGTAAGAAAGAATGCTGAAAGCACAAAAATAGCTATTAGAAATAATAGAAGAGAAGCTAATGATATTTTAAAGAAAATGGAAAAAAACAAAGAATTAAGTGAAGATGAAAGAATTATGGCTGAAGAAGAAGTACAGAAGATCACAGACAAATATATTGAAGAAGTTGACAAACTAACAGAAAAGAAGGAATCAGAGTTAATGGAAGTTTAA
- a CDS encoding isoprenyl transferase — protein MYDRKKKIEELKKSIDMDKLPLHIAIIMDGNGRWAKKRFLPRTAGHKEGMERVKEIVEVASNIGIKYLSLYAFSTENWKRPKEEIDGLMKLLVYYLRVELKNLNKNNIKICTLGDITKLPEGPRKEVQYAVETTKHNDKMILNIALNYGGRDEIVGGIKNIVNDIKMGKIKVEDLDESVFSDYLYTKGQPDPDLLIRPSGELRLSNFMLYQIAYSEFWFSNIYWPDFREEHFYQAIVDYQKRDRRFGGI, from the coding sequence ATGTATGATAGAAAGAAGAAAATTGAAGAACTAAAGAAAAGCATTGATATGGATAAACTTCCTCTTCATATTGCAATTATTATGGACGGGAATGGTAGATGGGCAAAGAAAAGATTTCTACCAAGAACAGCAGGTCATAAGGAAGGAATGGAAAGAGTTAAAGAAATTGTAGAGGTAGCATCAAATATTGGAATCAAATATTTGTCGTTATATGCCTTTTCAACAGAAAATTGGAAGAGGCCAAAAGAAGAAATTGATGGACTTATGAAATTGTTAGTATATTATTTAAGAGTAGAGCTTAAAAATTTAAATAAAAACAATATTAAAATCTGTACATTAGGTGATATTACTAAATTACCTGAAGGGCCTAGAAAAGAAGTTCAGTATGCAGTAGAAACAACGAAGCATAATGATAAGATGATATTAAATATTGCTCTTAATTATGGTGGACGTGATGAAATAGTTGGAGGTATAAAAAACATTGTAAATGATATAAAAATGGGTAAGATTAAGGTAGAAGATTTAGATGAAAGTGTTTTTTCAGACTACCTTTATACAAAAGGTCAACCAGATCCAGATTTATTAATCAGACCTAGCGGAGAATTAAGATTAAGTAATTTTATGCTTTATCAAATTGCATATTCTGAATTTTGGTTTTCTAATATATATTGGCCTGATTTTAGAGAAGAACATTTTTATCAAGCAATTGTAGATTATCAAAAGAGAGATCGAAGATTTGGGGGAATTTAG
- a CDS encoding phosphatidate cytidylyltransferase, giving the protein MKELIIRTISGLIGVILLILIASQGGIVLDAGILFISIVGVYEFYKALNKSGYKPIKLLGYIFCILLFLDNINIVWADLDFGIFIVLIISLLLMVVNNKVTILDVAYTLMGILYVPFLMFHITYLDNTKYIWLIFLTAWGTDTFAYIFGNLFGKNKLCPDLSPNKTIEGSLGGILGSIILTTIFSKYFKLGPMWKMILLSIIASILAQFGDLTASKIKRITGIKDYGYIMPGHGGILDRFDSILFTAPVVYYYVKYFIL; this is encoded by the coding sequence GTGAAAGAATTAATAATTAGGACTATTAGTGGATTAATAGGTGTTATACTATTAATCTTAATAGCTTCTCAAGGTGGAATTGTATTAGATGCTGGAATACTTTTTATTTCTATTGTTGGGGTATATGAGTTCTATAAAGCTCTTAATAAAAGTGGATATAAACCGATTAAATTATTAGGATACATATTTTGCATATTATTATTTCTAGATAATATTAATATTGTGTGGGCAGATTTAGACTTTGGTATTTTTATAGTGTTGATTATTTCATTGTTGTTAATGGTAGTTAATAATAAGGTTACCATATTAGATGTAGCATATACATTGATGGGAATACTATATGTTCCATTTCTTATGTTCCATATAACGTATTTAGATAATACTAAATATATTTGGTTGATATTTTTAACTGCTTGGGGCACAGATACATTTGCATATATATTTGGTAATTTATTTGGCAAAAATAAGCTATGTCCAGATCTTAGTCCTAATAAGACTATAGAAGGTTCTCTTGGTGGAATATTAGGTAGCATTATATTAACAACTATTTTTTCAAAATATTTTAAATTAGGACCAATGTGGAAAATGATTTTACTTTCAATCATTGCTTCGATACTGGCACAATTCGGAGATTTAACAGCTTCGAAAATAAAGCGTATCACTGGTATTAAAGATTATGGCTATATTATGCCTGGGCATGGAGGAATATTAGATAGATTTGATAGTATACTTTTTACTGCACCAGTAGTATACTATTATGTAAAATATTTTATATTGTAG
- a CDS encoding DUF342 domain-containing protein — protein sequence MDNDNNQIIVEVSRNGLEAYLTLKQEGYLDTDFSYEEVLNKIKDIIKSDIDEQIVKEIVYQKIYNDKLRIAKGQPPEDGKDGYIKYFFEDKKKITPKVNTNGTVDYRELDLINNVKKGDILAEIIPPKEGKDGIKVTGEIIPYKKGKLPYLKPGKNVKVSDDGVKLIATSDGQVRFMGDKVVVLDILNLESVDNSTGNISFNGTVKIKNNVLSGFEVKSSGDIEVSGVVEGAILQSEGNILIRKGIQGYNCGRINARGNIISNYIENSFIYCNNNLTSEAIMHSEVTCRGEINVIGRKGLIVGGVCRARTMIKAKTVGSRMATVTVIEVGSDPELKFKYEKLEKDICEITNNLDKVKKTITLLENMAKANKLDDNKKELYNNLLYTRENLEDEFANLNREYIIVKAKLSDTSSGRLKVEGTVYPGVKIVMGNNVIYIRDEMSHCTFYREGGDIKVGPY from the coding sequence ATGGACAATGACAATAATCAAATCATAGTAGAAGTAAGCAGAAATGGACTTGAAGCCTATTTGACGCTTAAACAAGAAGGATATTTAGATACTGATTTTTCATATGAAGAAGTTTTAAATAAAATAAAAGATATAATTAAGTCAGATATTGACGAGCAGATTGTCAAAGAAATAGTTTATCAAAAGATATATAATGATAAGTTACGTATAGCCAAAGGACAGCCACCGGAAGATGGAAAAGATGGATACATAAAGTATTTCTTTGAGGACAAGAAAAAGATTACACCTAAGGTAAATACAAATGGTACAGTTGATTACAGAGAACTAGATTTAATTAATAATGTAAAAAAAGGAGATATACTTGCAGAGATTATTCCTCCCAAGGAAGGTAAGGATGGTATTAAAGTCACTGGTGAGATTATCCCGTATAAAAAAGGTAAGTTGCCTTATCTAAAACCTGGTAAAAATGTTAAAGTTTCAGATGATGGAGTTAAACTTATAGCAACTAGTGATGGACAAGTTAGATTTATGGGAGATAAAGTAGTTGTTTTAGATATATTGAATTTAGAATCGGTAGACAATTCAACGGGTAATATATCTTTTAATGGTACTGTTAAGATTAAAAACAATGTACTAAGTGGTTTTGAAGTGAAGTCTAGTGGAGATATAGAAGTTTCAGGTGTTGTTGAAGGTGCTATATTACAAAGTGAAGGCAATATTTTAATTAGAAAGGGAATACAAGGATATAATTGTGGTAGGATAAATGCTAGAGGAAACATAATTTCAAATTATATTGAAAATTCATTTATTTATTGTAATAATAATTTGACTTCAGAGGCAATTATGCATAGTGAAGTAACTTGCAGAGGCGAGATAAATGTTATAGGTAGAAAAGGACTTATAGTAGGTGGAGTTTGTAGAGCAAGAACTATGATTAAAGCAAAGACTGTTGGTTCGAGGATGGCTACTGTAACAGTAATTGAAGTTGGCTCTGATCCAGAATTAAAATTTAAATATGAAAAACTTGAAAAAGATATTTGCGAAATAACAAATAATCTAGATAAGGTTAAAAAAACAATAACTTTATTAGAAAATATGGCAAAGGCAAATAAATTGGATGATAATAAAAAAGAATTATACAATAATTTATTATATACTCGGGAGAATTTAGAAGATGAGTTTGCCAATTTAAATAGGGAATATATAATTGTCAAGGCAAAGTTAAGCGATACTTCATCAGGTAGATTAAAAGTCGAAGGGACTGTATATCCAGGCGTAAAAATCGTAATGGGTAATAATGTCATCTATATAAGGGATGAAATGAGTCATTGTACTTTTTATAGAGAAGGCGGAGATATAAAAGTTGGTCCCTATTAA
- the ispG gene encoding flavodoxin-dependent (E)-4-hydroxy-3-methylbut-2-enyl-diphosphate synthase: MNRRKTRLIKVGDVEVGGDSPISVQSMTNTNTKDIKSTISQIRELERVHCDIVRVAISDSEDARAIKEIKKHISIPIIADIQFNYKLAIESVKNGVDGLRINPGNIGSNSRIREVVKACEERNISIRIGVNSGSISRETLDKYGGVNENSIVYSALENIKLLEDMNFNNIKIALKATNVPLTIKSYLRMAEFVDYPFHIGITESGLPWNGTVKSSVGIGALLAMGLGDTIRVSLTGDPVEEVKVGREILKALDLLEEGIQIISCPTCGRTKIDLIKLAEDVEKRVSNIKVNRPIKLAIMGCAVNGPGEAREADIGIAGGKGCGLIFKHGEILRKVSEDKLIDELIKEIEKM, encoded by the coding sequence ATGAATAGAAGAAAAACTAGATTGATTAAGGTAGGAGACGTGGAAGTAGGAGGAGATAGTCCTATTTCTGTTCAGTCAATGACTAATACGAATACAAAAGATATAAAAAGTACCATTAGTCAAATAAGAGAATTAGAAAGAGTACATTGTGATATAGTTAGAGTTGCAATTTCAGACTCAGAAGACGCAAGAGCAATTAAAGAAATTAAAAAGCATATATCAATTCCTATTATTGCAGATATTCAATTTAATTATAAATTGGCTATAGAATCAGTAAAAAATGGAGTTGATGGTTTAAGGATAAATCCAGGCAATATAGGTTCTAATTCAAGAATAAGAGAAGTTGTAAAAGCATGTGAAGAAAGAAACATTTCAATTCGTATTGGTGTTAACTCTGGATCAATAAGTAGAGAAACATTAGATAAATATGGTGGAGTCAATGAAAATTCAATAGTATATAGTGCACTTGAAAATATTAAATTACTAGAAGATATGAATTTTAATAATATTAAAATAGCTTTAAAAGCAACTAATGTTCCACTTACTATTAAATCATATTTAAGAATGGCTGAATTCGTTGATTATCCATTTCATATCGGAATCACAGAATCAGGTCTTCCTTGGAATGGAACTGTTAAGTCTTCGGTAGGGATAGGTGCGCTATTGGCAATGGGACTTGGAGATACTATTAGAGTATCTTTAACAGGAGATCCAGTAGAAGAAGTTAAAGTAGGTAGGGAAATACTTAAAGCTTTAGATTTATTAGAAGAAGGTATTCAAATCATTTCTTGTCCTACTTGTGGCAGAACTAAGATTGATCTTATAAAATTAGCTGAAGATGTAGAAAAAAGGGTTAGTAACATAAAAGTTAATAGACCAATTAAGTTGGCTATTATGGGTTGTGCTGTAAACGGTCCTGGAGAAGCAAGAGAAGCTGATATAGGTATTGCTGGTGGTAAAGGTTGTGGCTTAATTTTCAAACATGGAGAGATACTTAGAAAAGTTAGTGAAGACAAACTTATAGATGAGTTGATTAAAGAGATTGAAAAAATGTAA